ATCGGGAGGCGCTCTGTCATCCGTGGATTTGTGCCCTTCGGCACTTCACAGAATATTCCCCTAGGACTAGGGTCATCAGCGCCGGGAGGACGCCGCGAATCGCCGATACGCGTCCCGTGGTGGCCGACCGCTCATCGGTTCGGGAGACGCGGGGGAGGCGCTAGGGTGGTTGCGATGTTCCTTCGCCGCCCGCTCGACCTCGACCGGCAAGTCCTGCCGACGGGACAGGTCTACATCATCCCCGACCGCTGCAAGGGCTGCCGCTTCTGCATCGAGTTCTGCCCCGAAGACGTTCTCCGTGAATCCGAAGCC
This window of the Dehalococcoidia bacterium genome carries:
- a CDS encoding ferredoxin family protein, translating into MFLRRPLDLDRQVLPTGQVYIIPDRCKGCRFCIEFCPEDVLRESEAMNAKGYHYPVVAEGREEACVNCGFCRLICPEFAIYAEPTEAFA